From Bacteroidota bacterium, one genomic window encodes:
- a CDS encoding cobalamin-dependent protein (Presence of a B(12) (cobalamin)-binding domain implies dependence on cobalamin itself, in one of its several forms, or in some unusual lineages, dependence on a cobalamin-like analog.), giving the protein MAVLQESTSADRADKDRSVSTRQASEMLGVHESSVKRWCNANELEFWLTPGGHRRIPIHALVRFANTQRIDLHLRHFGADAGEVWALLDQIKQKTDFNGLVALCYRWIQQSEIARMTYLMTHLVNTGYSVGMVFDYLVGPVMSRVGVNYFEGNLTIGDEHRMTQVMRDILVTLSTTSALKLKEKPETPPVAIVGCARGEVHELGALMVRVLLEAMGWKIVYLGLNVPTEEFAHQQLKHGAALVCISLMPPMGIPEAHAMIRLLDRIYDKTLPYRLILGGSALGNNTEPAALITRIPDVKLFSRMAPFQDWLGNVPPVLTYSNGSSN; this is encoded by the coding sequence ATGGCAGTGCTACAGGAGTCAACATCAGCAGATAGAGCAGACAAGGACAGGTCTGTATCAACGAGACAAGCCTCTGAAATGCTTGGCGTGCACGAGTCATCGGTCAAGAGGTGGTGCAACGCCAACGAACTCGAATTTTGGCTGACACCGGGTGGACACAGGCGTATTCCCATTCATGCCCTCGTGCGATTTGCTAATACGCAGCGTATCGACCTTCACTTACGGCATTTTGGTGCTGACGCCGGCGAAGTTTGGGCACTACTCGACCAAATCAAACAGAAAACTGATTTTAATGGCCTCGTAGCTTTGTGCTATCGGTGGATACAACAAAGCGAAATAGCCCGCATGACGTACCTCATGACGCATCTGGTTAACACGGGTTATTCAGTGGGGATGGTCTTTGACTACCTGGTTGGCCCTGTTATGAGCCGGGTAGGAGTGAACTATTTTGAAGGTAATCTGACCATCGGAGACGAGCACCGCATGACGCAGGTGATGCGGGATATTCTCGTCACCCTCAGCACAACCAGCGCACTTAAACTGAAGGAGAAACCGGAAACGCCCCCGGTTGCAATTGTTGGATGCGCCCGCGGCGAAGTGCATGAACTGGGTGCCTTGATGGTTCGGGTGTTGCTGGAAGCAATGGGCTGGAAAATTGTTTACCTCGGTCTTAACGTACCAACCGAAGAGTTTGCCCATCAACAGTTAAAACATGGTGCAGCGCTGGTGTGTATTTCTTTGATGCCACCAATGGGCATTCCCGAAGCGCACGCCATGATCCGTTTGCTGGACCGCATTTACGATAAAACACTCCCCTACCGGCTGATTTTGGGTGGCAGCGCATTGGGTAACAATACGGAGCCCGCAGCACTCATCACGCGGATTCCTGACGTAAAACTGTTTAGCCGGATGGCGCCTTTTCAGGATTGGCTCGGCAATGTACCGCCTGTTTTGACCTATTCAAACGGCAGTTCCAACTGA